The genomic region ctccctgcactgaacagggacacctgcactaaatcgggtgctcagagccccatccagcctgaccttgagtgcctccagcgatggggcatccacctcatctctgggcaacctgtgccagagcctcattgccctcactgtaaaaaacttcttccacatatccaacctaaatctcccctcctttagttcACAGCCATTTCCTATGAGGGCACgttgctggctcacatccatctgccatccaccagtacccccaagtcctttttggctgggctgtgctctacccttacatcccccagcttgtactgatagcacGGGTTGCTGTGAGCCAGGTGCCAAATCTTGCACCTGGATTTATTGAACCCCATGAGGTCCCCCTGGTCCCGCTGCTCAGCCTGGCTGggtctctggatggcatcttaAGGGGAATAGAGAAGCAGCAATCCAGGACCAAACAGCAGGCATGAGGCACAGGCAATGGCAGCTGGGCTCTGGTTATGGCTTAGGGGCAGAGTCAGGACCAGAGCAGCTTTCAGCATCTGCCTCTCTTCCTAATGCATGCCCATCGTTACTgggaactgaaacaaaaactaCAGCAGTGCAGAAGAGGAGATACCAAAAGTGTAAGGGCACTAATTGTAGCCTGGCTTCAGCAATGCACTTAAAGATAGGTTGAGAGTAACATGCAGATGTTTCAGGTACGTTGCTCAGTCAGGCTGTACTTCACCCAGAGCAGTTCTGGTCCCTGGGACACAACACTTCTGCTAATGGAGactgaaaacacagctgagGCCAAATTCATCCGAGTGGCTCCAGAAATTAATTTAGCTCCAGGGACTACGAGTATCACACATCTAATAATGCTTCTGTTCTATTGAAAAAGGCACATTCCAAATCTGAGAAACATTCAGGCTACATATGCCATCTTGCGAGCACATTTGGGAGCATCACTGTTAGAGGTGAAAGACACTGAATAACTCAGTGCAAATGGTTCCCTTCCCTGTTTTTGGTCCAGTGAAGTTACCTGCTCAGACTGACAACAGACACACGCTCTGTagggatggaggagaaaaaagcaggTTGCTTGTTACACTGAAGGCTGTTATTTGCCCAAGAAGAATCACGAAGGAACAATGTAAGTTTTGGGCATTATTCCAGCTACAGCTGATGTCCTTATCAAGCACCTCttaaacaaaaaccaaataGACAATACTGGACAGCTGGAAGACAAGGCTACTctcacagcactgcatcccTCCTGTGAATCCCAGCacatccctggagctgctctgctctgcataCTTGCTAGAAGGAATTAATTCGTGGTGATTGTGTTCAAGGCAGCCAACAGGACAGGCTAAGGTGACATTCCTGCATACACATAACTTCCCTCAGCTGACCAGCTGTTTCGATGACAAGTGGTCAACCTGGGGGAACAAAGCAAAGACCACACAGAAGAAGAGTATGCAGAAGCACAGTAAAAGGGAACACGTCCCATCTTAAGGAATACACATAGCATCACTCTAGTACTGACCAGACCTACTTCTATAACCAGGAATATTTCaatagattaattttttttttttataaaacataGGGCTGCAGAAATTAGGCATACTATATATTTAGTGTTATAAAAAGCTTCCACTTAcgtaatatttaaaatatatcttcaGTGCCAACAGTATATTTGCAATATAGTATCtgacataataaaaatatacgCTTACTGGACAGGAACGATGTTGGACTACGACAGGGGGTTCTCCTTTGTGTGTGGTTTGTGCAGCTGGTGCAGGTGGctgctccctccttccctcgGCTTCCCAACCATCAGCTGCTTGGGAACAGCCATTTTCCTTAAGAgtcctctgcaaagcaggctgaCGTGTTCCTCGGCTGACATGTCTACTGGATGTAATCCAACCTCGGTGTAAATTCGCTACATGACTCTGCCTGTTTCACTcttgaaagaaacaaatcaacCATTCCCCACAACAAAGCTTTTTGGGGCATTAGTAAGGATCAGGACTCATACGAGTCATGCAACTGCCCTGCGGGATAAAGATTTTGCTATAGGAAATGTTGAGCTACCCTGTCGGATGTTTCTGATACTAACAGCAACCGGGTAGGCGCCAATTAAACTTACCTGGCACTGTGGGTGCCAAGGCCCTTATGTGGGAACACAGCTGCACCACCTGGCCCTTTTCGGCCATAAGTAAATCTGGAAAGCTTAAATAAATCCACAGAGTAGAAAACACTTTGCTTTAACATCTAATGGAGAAATACAAATGTTGAAAGTGATGCATCTAGGAAGCGGGTGCCAAACTACAGCAAAAGGAGCATCACACACAGCCAcggtgctgctgagctgcacagggGAGAACCGCTCGGTGTCCCACAACGTACCGGGACTGCAGAAGGTGGCTGGGACCAGAGCAGGTATGCATCTTCCTCTAGCAGCCCTTATAAACCTACCTGGTCCTGCAACAACTTACCATCATTGGTCAGATTTGCTCTACAGTTTGAAATTTACGTGCTACTCATGCTTTGCTCCTTTCTGACTAACCCTGGCATGAAGTTCCTCTAGTTTATGTGCTCAGGAATACCTCCACCAGTGGTGGCACCAGTGCATGTGAGAAGCAAGATCTCTGCAGAAATGGGGACGCTGGCTACACGGGCTGTCTGCTCCACGTCCTAGGTACATTCACTGCTCATTTTTACAGATGGCCCTTGTAgattccatttgttttttgtcaAAGCAGATTAAAGGCAAGGCATCCATAAAACATTTTGCCATATGGTTGTATGGACTGAGCTTTTTGCTTGTAATAGGTGGCTGAATATGCTATCAACATGAGCTATCATACGCAATCAAGCTTGCTAGATTAAAGCAGGACTTGTGGCTTGCAAACAGAACGCTGTGTATTACTCATTGAGCTTCGAGCAGCAGCTCTCTCATCAGGTTTTATTAAAGTATTTGCATGCTTCCAAAATGAAATAGAGGTCCACCGCCGTCTCTTGTGGAGGAGAGATGGGATCAGTTGCATTCAGTTGCCATTTGGTTGGAGATGCCATACAAAATCCCCGCACGCTGGCTGAATAGAACATGGCTGAATTACAAAAAGCTTTCACCCAGAAAGGAGGTCTTTGTTACACACACAGTCTCTGACTCTTCCAGCGCTTCCCAGGCGTGGTTACATTACGTTCTCAAAGAGCTGTAAGGACCGCATGATATTGTCGTCCTGAAAGCAACGAGAAGACACGGTCATGAAAGGAGCACTGAGGAACACAACTCCTAACCCAGCGAGGCACAGGAGGGGCTCTGCAGGCAACAGCCTTGCTTTCCATCCTCACTGAGCTTCAATGGATTCAGTTAGGTCCTGATTtggaaaagcagtgcttttaCTTCAGCACCTTGGCTGGTTTGAGGCAGGCAAGCACAGAACCTTCTCCTGAGCTTGGCTTCCAGCAcaagctgtgctttgctgaagaaaagctgaaccAGCACTGAAGCTGCACCCTCAGACATCAGCacccactgcactgcactgatcCTGAGTATGAAAGCGTGCACTTAGCTTCATCTGCTTCAAAAGCCCAAATGAAATGACAGATTTGAATGGGCAAGCGTGCTGCCATGAAGGGCCACTTCCTCACAGAAACTCCTCGGGTTCAAAACAAGAACACATGAAATCCCAGCCTCTCTCACGTCCCTGGATCCAAATGAGAGAGCTGGAGACACATAAGGAAAATACCATACTGTTTCTCAAGAAGCACTGAAATTGTACTTGGAAGAAATAACCAGAATAATTCTAAAAAACAATGATATGTTTCCCTATTAACTCAGTCATTCCAACAGTTGGAATAACTGCTTTTCTGCAACACCAAAATTATCTTCCAAATTGAGCGACTTCAGAGATCTGTGGCATCTCATTCCTCTTATCTCCCAGAGGTCCCAACTTGGAAAGGTGCTATCCCTACACCCCCAGCCAGAGCAGCATCCATCTCGCTCACCTAACACAGCTCAGTGATGCCCTGCATGGGGAACCaaccctccagcagcacactgacCATCCTGACCCCACCAGCAGCTTCACAGAGCACCACCAATCttacagctgcttttgtttttgtagagaGCAAAGGAAACTCGGGATCTGGAGCGGCACCTCCTTGCAAATGAAGTTTGTtggaagtgaaaacaaacatcGTGGCGTGGCCCGCACCTTTCGTTGCGCTTAGCATTTCATCCTTACCTCCTGACACGATTCGATGAACTCATCTAAAGTTACAACACCATCTTTGTTCTTATCCATTTTctgcaaaatcaaaacaagcaCTGAGTTCCCATCGGTAACACTGTGGTTATAGTATAACATCCTATGTGCTGCAACTTGAATAAATCTGGGGCACGTAACCTGCCTACATTGCAGACTGGGTGTCACTGGTTAAGTTTGCTGGCAGCTAAGGACTGGTTCACTCTGGTATTTGGAGGACTTCTGAGGTCATCTCCACCTGTACCTTCCTTATACGCATACAGCAACCTCTGCTCATATTACATCACTTATTTCTTCACTGCCTCACCATATTACTGCTGTCTGTCTTTATGGGCAGTTGAGAGGAGAAACACCAAATGGCTGTGATACACGCAGAGGCTCCACATTCACTGGATGGATAATATCCCATTGCAAAGGGTTGGGCTAAGTCAAATAGGATAGCTCAGACTCAAGAATTCAGCAGGCGCTGCAGTATTAGGTTGCTACTAGAATTTGTTTTAGGATGTACAGTAGGAAACAGCAGCGTAGGTGGGATTAATCTTAAAGTGTATGAGTGAATAGCTCGGGTGTTGAGAAATCATCATCAGAAATCAAGTACCTGGAAGAACACTTCTACGTGCTGCCTTGGAGCATCTTCCTTCAGCACTGGATACGTGTACTTTCCCATCATATCATAAATTGCCTTTACTATATCCATCATCTCCTGCAGTAGCGATATGACAACAGAAGCACAACAGGGAAATTAATAGAAATGATagcacatttatttcttttactgcCCTTTTCTTCACCGTCTCCTGTTAACAAAACAGCACAGACCTCATGCCCGTATCGGCTGTCAGACCCAAGAACACATGCATGCAGACAGATGCATCTTCAGATATATGCTAACCTACAAATCTGGGAGGCTTGCAGTGCACTGGGTAAGCCacatcacagctcccactgcagccaGTAGCCCCTTGTATGCCTTGGACACTGAGTACCTGCTGTCATCATCCCCTCCCCTTCCAAGCACTGCATTGCTCATAGATTAAACCAGGATTTTTCCCCAGGTAAGAGCTAACCATTAAAGCCAGCGTAACATAGGAAAACGCATCTATAAAATAATACAATGTAAGATCACTTTGCATTTTCTTAGACAGAAAAACCCTCAGGTCCAGTTTTGTATGTTTGATGAGCTGCATGCAACATTAATTGTGCTATGCAACAGAAACCAGTCAGCTCTCATAGAAATCAACCACGTCTGTCACAAACAGCCCTACCTCCTTGTTTATATAGCCATCCTTATTTATGTCGTACAGGTTGAACGTCCATCTTAGCTTTTCATGAACTGTTCCCCGCAACAGAATGGACAAGGCCATCACGAAATCCTGGTTTGAGGCAGAGGGAGGAATGAGATTCTGTGTAACATGCTTTTCCAAGTCACATTCCTCATTACACCCACCAAGGGAGTCACCTTTTTAGGTTGAACGTATCCTCTCTGACTGAACTCAATGGACGCAGCAGCCGCTAAGCCCACCCGAGCAGCGTTAATAAATGTGTAGGAGGCAACTGGGAAAACCCCAACAGTCCTCAATTACTCAGCTGTGCATCCTCCCTGTGCCCACCTCGAGAGGGACGGCGAGATCCCAGAGCCCTCTGCCACGTAGGGAAGCTCGGCTTTTGTCCTCTGGCAAAACACAACACATTTAGCCAGGTGTGGTCCCCACCTCTACCAACTCCAGCTGGGACGCGGTACTCTGCTTGTATTTTTGGTTTACAGTGGAGTTATTGCTTCCAATAACTTTGATTCATTGTTTGTGCTGCACAATGGCTCGGCGGCACCGCTGTGTTTGTTCCTACAGGCAGAGCTTCAAGCTCAAGCAGCTTCAGTCTACCTGGTGCCTCATTTAACACACTTAGTCCTCCCCGTGTCACCTCCAGTGGCTCTGCACGGGGCAGAGCACCGCTTCCTAAAGACCTCTGTTCCTCTTTACCCACACTCAAGAGAAATTAAAGCTTGCTGAACAATACAAAAAAGGGGACAAAACGCTTACATTTGATAACCACCAAAGAGACAGATTTGCCAGGAAGGAAAGCTCagcattttttaatatacttgtCTAAGCACTTTGCTGTGGGTCAGCCCATTTAGGATTCTAGAAATCTCTTAAAGCTCTCCAGAAGGGCCGCTACAGGCAGAGCTCCCACTGCAGCCATCGCTACAGAGATGCACTTACTTATGGCAACCTTCCCCCATTTGATAAATAATTTCTCTGCCACACCTGGAACTAACGGGGATTGGGCCAATCTGATGGCATAAAGCAGGGCTGCCTAGCATTTCCACCACGTTCTGTTTGCAAACAGACTGCAGGTATGGGGTGGATTTGGTATTCCTCAGGAACTATGTGAGATCCCTGTTGAACACCTCAAATCAGCTTTGAAAATGCCTATATTCCAGGGACACACACATGAAACCCTGCGATGCATGCCagctgcaggaagcacgagcttCTCTGGCCTTTCTCTGACATCCACATTATCTGTGCCACTCGCTGGTCTCTGCTCACATGGGACTATTACtgccctctgctttctgctaCATAAACCACTGCACTTTCTCCCTGTGGGATTAACACTCCTATGCTACTGACTGACACAACCTGCTTGTTTCTCCAGTGGAAAGGAAGCCAACCCATCTGCACGAGAAGCCTGCATTGAACAGAATGAGATTTTGACGTTTCAGTTGGCTGTAGCCCTccagcccacagcccagcaaACCCCATAGTTTACAATGAAGAATGGACAGGGAAGCTAAAACACACAGAACTGAGATAAAGGGCATTAAGACAGGATGCAAAACAGTTACCTCAAACTTCACTGAGCCATTCTGTGCAGTGTCAAAGGCGTTGAAGAGATAATGTGCATACATGCTAGCATCTGGAAAACACAGAAGGCACCGATTAGTACAGCAGCTCCTTATACACCACTGGCTCTCAGCAACCTCTCTTTCAGCATAAAGCCATCCTTAGAGCATTGCCACTCTGTGAGCTAGTAAATATTAACACGGGCTTGCAGAAACCACAACCCAACGCCACTGAATGCAAAAGCTTTTATTGCACAGGGCATGATCTGGATTGTGGGGCTGTGCTTGCAAGAATGAGAGCAAAAAGCAGCACGCAAGAGTATCTCTGGGGCCAACGCAGCATTAACTCCAGCTGCAAGTGCAGCAACTCCATCTCACAGCAGCGCACTGCTCTGTGGCTGACAACTGCTGGCAATCTCTCATGTGGGTTTGCCTTTATTCTTGTTAAATAGCTATTCAAAGAGCCTACACCGATGTTTTCATACCTTGCTCATATTTCTGTGTAAGATCCTGCAGCCCTCACCTCACTTTCCTAGCACAGAGCATCCGAGTAGCTCTGCAGCCAGGTGACAACAACCTGCATGAAGGCACGCTCCAATAGACCTGACAAAGCATCCCTGCTTACCTCCGTGAGGAAAAAACTGTGCATAGATCTGTTTGAACGTCTCTTCATTAACCACCCCGCTGGGACATTcctgtcagaaaaaaaggaacaaaatccAATCAAAACACACACCCAGCTCTGTTAAGGTTCATTTGCAAAACTGTACAAGCCCAAAGAGAGCAATTACACAAATCGCATCCCTGTTCCCACAGCGTTCTGGATGCACGAGCTGTGCAgctgaggaaatgaaaataattcaggCTGCAATTTCATCTTCAGCATCTCACAGACTTGGTTCACCGTTATCAATGTTTTTAACGgtgttttcagcagtgtttaattccttttttaaCAGATGACCTGGACAGCCAGCTCATGCCTTCTGTCACACGAAGGCCCCCATATATACACTACAAATCACTGCCAGCTAACACTTCCCTGCCCTGTCCCTCTACATTAGCCCCAAGGAGCCAGGTACCCCCACACCAGCTCCATGGAGGCTAACGGTCCCCACCAGCAAATTCTCAAACATTAGCACTGGCATGAGGCTTGAAACCAGCAGATCACTTCAGGACAGCCCAAGTAAAATTGAGGACCAGGTGTAGCTTTGCTATGTGCCTCAATCCAGAGgctttattaaaaagcaaacccCGAATCTAAACAAGCAAACCCCAGCTCTCACAAACCAAGGGAAGTCAGCAGCAGGGTGCACCTTTATCTCTCAGTCAGCCACCCTGAGCCACTGCGCATCCCTCTGCACCCTCTGCATACACACAGAATAACCTCCCCTGTTCCTATTTACAGACTGAGAGCTCCAAAGCCTCATCCTGTTTAAAGGCTCTGTTTGCATGACTGTTTAAAAGCCCATCCATCCTGTGGTATAGCATGCTTGAGTTCAACCACAGTTATATTGTTACCTAACCAACAGAGGTGACAAAATCCATTCCCACCCCCTCCTTACAGGTCGTTGAATTTGGGATGACCAAACTTAGGAAGCCTGAGAAAATCCCTTTGAATCGGTGACACAAAGTCAGAGGAAGATTCAAGCTAGCGACTTATTGATGAGCTCTTCAGgttatcttttaaaaacaaaaggaccTTGACAAGAAATTCTGCCATCCAGAAAAgcttacaaacagaaaaaggcttttttccaAGCATCTGATCTGCAGCATCGCCTGCTGCTGACGTGCATTCCCCAACCATGGGAAGGGCAGAACAAAGAAATCACTTCATCCCATGTGGGTCACAGGAGAGCAAGGAGGGGCACTTTGGGCAACACCAAAGGCACTCCCCTAACCACACACACTCCATACCTCTTTGCTACTGGAATTAGTGCAATTAGGTCTGGTTTCTCCTTCCAGTTCAGAAGAGATCCTGCAGACATCTACCTGCCATTTGGGTAGAAAACCATCAGCGGATGGATAAGTTGTTGCTTGAAAAGCCCTGAAGTTATCCTTCGCTCACTGTCCTCCCACTGGGTTGGACACCTAGAGCTGGCACTGGGCTCTTGACCTTGCTGAGGCCACCCCTTCTGCAGCATCAGTGCCCAAGGCTTGGTCTGCATAACGGGCAGCTGGAGTAGCTGGGAACCACAGCagcggctgcggggccgggccctGGGGtctccttcatgcagaaaatgaACAGGGCTTTCTAGCTGTGCTGTAGGGCAGAATTCCAGCTAAATGAGCACCCTCAAAACACTCCAGAGCTCCCGATCAAACAGCCATTGCGGTGGTTTCATTGTCGTGAGACAACTGCCATTCACTGGTAGATGCCTTCTTCCCAGCCACTACAATGCTTTAAGACAGTTCATAAGCACAGGGGCTACCCATTATGCTCTCCATACCTTCCCCTTGCCCCAGGCcatcccagcagcccccaccACCATTCGCATTCCTGTGCCCCCAGCCTCAGTGCATCAACACTGGGCAGGCACAGTGAGAGGAGCTGCACTGCTCTCAAAGAGGGGAGGTCTCCCACAGCAGGTCTGGCCATTGGGCCTGATTACATTTTGAGTTTCCACACAACCCTGCTTGCTTCTGATGCTCCATCTGGAAGCCAAATGGAAGTTTGCATCAAACCTCCAGGAGCGCAGCACTGACACTGATCGCCCTGTTTAGCTCTCCATAACAGGGCTGCTTTCAGACACACACATGCTAGAAGCAATTCATTTACACTTAACTGATCACCGTTTTGTTTTGTAAGAGTCAAATAAAGCTCAAGAGGCCTCATTAGTGCTACAGCACATCTTAAGGCAGCTGACTCTAACGAAGCCTCTCCTGTGGAAAGGAGCAGGTAAGCTCTGTGCCAGCTGAAACTCCACCGAAGGCAGCAGAGGTTTCCTCACACATGAGAAACTTCATAGCAGCACGAAACAGCACATCCCGCTCCAATACACACAAGGCTTCCTTTGACAGCAGTGGGTTAAATTTCAGGTAAGCACCtcgtttttgtttttaaacctaTGAATTCTTTCCAAGTGTCTAACAAGAGCAGTGAAGGCTTGGTTTGTATTGTTGCCAAGCACAGAAACAATCCCAGCCTTTCCCAAAACCCAGCTGCCGGGCACTGGCACTGACAGCATCCATCAGGTGTACGGATCGACCTTCCTCACTTCTCCTGAAGCCACAAAGGAGCTGAAAACCacactttgaaataaataaaaaaaaaaacctcaaggaAAAACTGCAGTTGGGGTTCTTTCTTCTGCTAGAAccagaaattattttgctgcCCTTCCTGTGTTCTCTCACAGCCAGCAGTACATTTGTGGCCTTATGAAAATACCAGAAGTCCTTATCTCGTTCA from Gallus gallus isolate bGalGal1 chromosome 13, bGalGal1.mat.broiler.GRCg7b, whole genome shotgun sequence harbors:
- the KCNIP1 gene encoding Kv channel-interacting protein 1 isoform X2, whose product is MSGCSKRCKHGIVKFAQTIFKLITGTLSKDKIEDELEMTTVCHRPEGLEQLEAQTNFTKRELQVLYRGFKNVDVCRISSELEGETRPNCTNSSSKEECPSGVVNEETFKQIYAQFFPHGDASMYAHYLFNAFDTAQNGSVKFEDFVMALSILLRGTVHEKLRWTFNLYDINKDGYINKEEMMDIVKAIYDMMGKYTYPVLKEDAPRQHVEVFFQKMDKNKDGVVTLDEFIESCQEDDNIMRSLQLFENVM
- the KCNIP1 gene encoding Kv channel-interacting protein 1 isoform X6, with translation MSGCSKRCKHGIVKFAQTIFKLITGTLSKDKIEDELEMTTVCHRPEGLEQLEAQTNFTKRELQVLYRGFKNECPSGVVNEETFKQIYAQFFPHGDASMYAHYLFNAFDTAQNGSVKFEDFVMALSILLRGTVHEKLRWTFNLYDINKDGYINKEEMMDIVKAIYDMMGKYTYPVLKEDAPRQHVEVFFQKMDKNKDGVVTLDEFIESCQEDDNIMRSLQLFENVM
- the KCNIP1 gene encoding Kv channel-interacting protein 1 isoform X9, whose protein sequence is MTTVCHRPEGLEQLEAQTNFTKRELQVLYRGFKNECPSGVVNEETFKQIYAQFFPHGDASMYAHYLFNAFDTAQNGSVKFEDFVMALSILLRGTVHEKLRWTFNLYDINKDGYINKEEMMDIVKAIYDMMGKYTYPVLKEDAPRQHVEVFFQKMDKNKDGVVTLDEFIESCQEDDNIMRSLQLFENVM
- the KCNIP1 gene encoding Kv channel-interacting protein 1 isoform X8; amino-acid sequence: MTTVCHRPEGLEQLEAQTNFTKRELQVLYRGFKNVDVCRISSELEGETRPNCTNSSSKEECPSGVVNEETFKQIYAQFFPHGDASMYAHYLFNAFDTAQNGSVKFEDFVMALSILLRGTVHEKLRWTFNLYDINKDGYINKEEMMDIVKAIYDMMGKYTYPVLKEDAPRQHVEVFFQKMDKNKDGVVTLDEFIESCQEDDNIMRSLQLFENVM
- the KCNIP1 gene encoding Kv channel-interacting protein 1 isoform X1 yields the protein MGAVMGTFSSLQTKQRRPSKDPARWFYVYQRDKIEDELEMTTVCHRPEGLEQLEAQTNFTKRELQVLYRGFKNVDVCRISSELEGETRPNCTNSSSKEECPSGVVNEETFKQIYAQFFPHGDASMYAHYLFNAFDTAQNGSVKFEDFVMALSILLRGTVHEKLRWTFNLYDINKDGYINKEEMMDIVKAIYDMMGKYTYPVLKEDAPRQHVEVFFQKMDKNKDGVVTLDEFIESCQEDDNIMRSLQLFENVM
- the KCNIP1 gene encoding Kv channel-interacting protein 1 isoform X7; this encodes MGAVMGTFSSLQTKQRRPSKDKIEDELEMTTVCHRPEGLEQLEAQTNFTKRELQVLYRGFKNECPSGVVNEETFKQIYAQFFPHGDASMYAHYLFNAFDTAQNGSVKFEDFVMALSILLRGTVHEKLRWTFNLYDINKDGYINKEEMMDIVKAIYDMMGKYTYPVLKEDAPRQHVEVFFQKMDKNKDGVVTLDEFIESCQEDDNIMRSLQLFENVM
- the KCNIP1 gene encoding Kv channel-interacting protein 1 isoform X3, yielding MGAVMGTFSSLQTKQRRPSKDKIEDELEMTTVCHRPEGLEQLEAQTNFTKRELQVLYRGFKNVDVCRISSELEGETRPNCTNSSSKEECPSGVVNEETFKQIYAQFFPHGDASMYAHYLFNAFDTAQNGSVKFEDFVMALSILLRGTVHEKLRWTFNLYDINKDGYINKEEMMDIVKAIYDMMGKYTYPVLKEDAPRQHVEVFFQKMDKNKDGVVTLDEFIESCQEDDNIMRSLQLFENVM
- the KCNIP1 gene encoding Kv channel-interacting protein 1 isoform X10 → MVAVGLNCSWGDKIEDELEMTTVCHRPEGLEQLEAQTNFTKRELQVLYRGFKNECPSGVVNEETFKQIYAQFFPHGDASMYAHYLFNAFDTAQNGSVKFEDFVMALSILLRGTVHEKLRWTFNLYDINKDGYINKEEMMDIVKAIYDMMGKYTYPVLKEDAPRQHVEVFFQKMDKNKDGVVTLDEFIESCQEDDNIMRSLQLFENVM
- the KCNIP1 gene encoding Kv channel-interacting protein 1 isoform X4, with amino-acid sequence MWTEGESEGLQTLGIVVVLCSSLKLLHYLGLIDLSDDKIEDELEMTTVCHRPEGLEQLEAQTNFTKRELQVLYRGFKNECPSGVVNEETFKQIYAQFFPHGDASMYAHYLFNAFDTAQNGSVKFEDFVMALSILLRGTVHEKLRWTFNLYDINKDGYINKEEMMDIVKAIYDMMGKYTYPVLKEDAPRQHVEVFFQKMDKNKDGVVTLDEFIESCQEDDNIMRSLQLFENVM
- the KCNIP1 gene encoding Kv channel-interacting protein 1 isoform X5, with amino-acid sequence MGAVMGTFSSLQTKQRRPSKDPARWFYVYQRDKIEDELEMTTVCHRPEGLEQLEAQTNFTKRELQVLYRGFKNECPSGVVNEETFKQIYAQFFPHGDASMYAHYLFNAFDTAQNGSVKFEDFVMALSILLRGTVHEKLRWTFNLYDINKDGYINKEEMMDIVKAIYDMMGKYTYPVLKEDAPRQHVEVFFQKMDKNKDGVVTLDEFIESCQEDDNIMRSLQLFENVM